One Megamonas hypermegale genomic window carries:
- a CDS encoding sulfite exporter TauE/SafE family protein yields MIFISMLFLGALIGFVGAGGAGVTITLLTVVFDVPIHTALGVALASMVFTMISGVISHLREHEVVVKTGLVIGLGGIVGAFLGAEFSDKIPEDILSICTATMIILSAIILYVKVYQADFMDKHIHIRPEQLAGKKFYIYGIITGIINGFLSGAFGIGAAAFIQITLLVIFGVPLLKSIGTCMLIILPISASGGLGYLVNGNLDFPIFIQTLLGLMIGAFIGSKCTHLAPRPFLKFCIVAMPAIGGLILLLFH; encoded by the coding sequence ATGATATTTATTTCTATGCTATTTCTAGGTGCTTTAATTGGTTTTGTCGGTGCTGGTGGTGCAGGTGTCACGATTACTTTGTTAACTGTTGTATTTGATGTACCAATTCATACAGCATTAGGAGTAGCACTTGCTTCAATGGTATTTACTATGATTTCTGGTGTAATCAGTCATCTGCGTGAACATGAAGTTGTTGTAAAAACTGGACTTGTAATTGGCTTAGGCGGTATCGTCGGTGCTTTTTTAGGTGCGGAATTCTCTGATAAAATCCCAGAAGACATTCTTAGCATTTGCACTGCAACGATGATTATTTTATCTGCTATTATTTTATATGTTAAGGTTTATCAAGCTGATTTTATGGATAAACATATACATATTCGTCCTGAACAGTTAGCAGGTAAAAAGTTTTATATTTACGGCATTATAACGGGTATTATAAATGGATTCTTATCTGGTGCTTTTGGCATTGGTGCAGCCGCATTTATTCAAATTACATTGCTTGTGATTTTTGGCGTTCCACTTTTGAAGTCCATTGGAACGTGCATGCTAATCATTCTACCTATATCAGCATCAGGTGGACTCGGTTACCTTGTAAACGGAAATCTTGATTTTCCAATTTTTATTCAAACTTTATTAGGTTTAATGATTGGCGCATTTATCGGTTCGAAATGTACTCATCTTGCACCACGTCCATTTTTAAAATTCTGCATAGTGGCAATGCCTGCAATCGGTGGATTAATTTTATTGTTGTTTCATTAA
- a CDS encoding MerR family transcriptional regulator — translation MTIKEVSEKYDISADTIRYYERIGLLPPIPRKSNGIRDFDEVSCNWIEFVKCMRSAGVEIEALIDYIKLFYQEGTAEARKEILKEQRDRLQKKIDVMNLVIERLNKKVDRYEEIIIPAEKKLKEQTIKTNDNIDC, via the coding sequence ATGACTATAAAAGAAGTAAGTGAAAAATACGATATCTCCGCTGATACAATCAGATATTATGAACGCATTGGTCTTTTACCGCCAATTCCGCGCAAATCAAATGGCATTCGCGATTTCGATGAAGTTTCTTGTAATTGGATTGAATTTGTAAAATGCATGCGAAGCGCTGGCGTGGAAATAGAGGCACTCATCGATTATATCAAATTATTCTATCAAGAAGGCACAGCCGAAGCGCGCAAAGAAATATTAAAAGAACAACGTGACCGCCTGCAAAAGAAAATAGATGTGATGAATTTAGTCATTGAACGTCTTAATAAAAAAGTAGACCGCTATGAAGAAATCATCATACCAGCTGAAAAGAAATTAAAAGAACAAACCATTAAAACAAATGATAATATTGATTGCTAA
- a CDS encoding DUF4337 domain-containing protein — MEPDRKQTDDDNIIKEYHEEIITKAWSKRLKTIVAITTLILAVVGTLASFKAASLGNQVVISQNEAFNYWSHYQAKTIKKTTLEAELYNIEIELAKTDLTDNPKLQEELYAKKEAYKQKIAQYKAEEYTLSQMAKSAEQKHLATKEISANFGNALIFLQIGILLSSLTAISKIKYYWYIGAVTGFIGFSIFIGSYYKYLTL, encoded by the coding sequence ATGGAACCCGATAGGAAACAGACAGATGACGATAATATTATAAAGGAGTATCACGAGGAAATTATCACTAAAGCTTGGTCTAAAAGATTAAAAACCATTGTAGCGATAACAACTCTGATTTTAGCTGTAGTTGGCACGCTCGCTTCATTTAAAGCTGCAAGCCTTGGCAATCAGGTGGTAATCAGTCAAAATGAGGCATTCAACTACTGGTCACATTATCAAGCAAAAACGATAAAAAAGACTACGCTAGAAGCTGAACTTTATAATATTGAAATTGAATTGGCAAAAACTGATTTGACAGATAATCCTAAATTACAAGAAGAGCTCTATGCCAAAAAAGAAGCTTACAAGCAGAAAATTGCTCAATATAAAGCAGAAGAATACACATTATCACAAATGGCAAAATCAGCTGAACAAAAACATCTCGCTACGAAAGAGATATCAGCAAATTTTGGTAATGCTTTAATCTTTTTACAAATAGGCATTTTATTATCTTCGCTCACGGCAATCAGCAAGATAAAATACTATTGGTATATAGGTGCTGTAACTGGATTTATCGGCTTTAGCATCTTTATCGGTTCATATTATAAATATTTGACATTATGA
- a CDS encoding DUF4145 domain-containing protein encodes MANFNYLEEIPEFKNFASICIEAEKRWRTDTPVSCVKEIRTALEMAIRWVYHTDIKLISENISQNNLYDLMSNKKFSCIISTKLTNELHYIRKKGNIATHENGINIDKNVANTCMKYLFNFIQWMEATYCKKHYKKRSFEENSIIDTLSDNLKTIGVAVGGVIAGVIGTVIFSSKNKA; translated from the coding sequence ATGGCAAATTTTAATTATTTGGAAGAAATACCCGAATTTAAAAATTTTGCTTCTATCTGTATCGAAGCAGAAAAACGTTGGAGAACAGATACACCTGTATCTTGTGTAAAAGAAATCAGAACAGCATTAGAGATGGCTATTAGATGGGTATATCATACTGATATAAAGCTTATTTCTGAAAATATTTCTCAAAATAATTTGTATGATTTAATGTCTAATAAAAAATTTTCATGTATTATTAGTACAAAATTAACTAATGAACTTCATTACATTCGTAAAAAAGGAAATATAGCGACACATGAAAATGGAATTAACATTGATAAAAATGTAGCTAATACTTGCATGAAATATTTATTTAATTTTATTCAATGGATGGAAGCAACTTATTGTAAAAAACATTATAAAAAAAGAAGTTTTGAAGAAAATAGTATTATAGATACTTTGTCGGATAATTTAAAAACTATAGGAGTAGCAGTCGGAGGAGTTATAGCAGGTGTTATTGGAACTGTAATTTTTAGTTCTAAAAATAAAGCTTAA